The Acidimicrobiales bacterium DNA window CCTCGCCCAGGGTGCCGCGGCAGTCGATGGGCACGCGGCGCATCTCGGTCGACGGCAGCCGCAGCGTGGCGAACTGGCCCTCCTTGGCGACCAGCTGCGCGCTCATCCCCGCGCCGCGGGCGAGCTTGCCGCCCTGGCCCGGACGCAGCTCGATGTTGTGCACGGTCGAGCCCACCGGGATGTAGCGCAGGGGCAGCGCGTTGCCGGGACGGATCTCCGACCCCTGGCCGCTCCCCAGGACGTCGCCCACCTTCACCTGGGCAGGGGCGAGGATGTAGCGCTTCTCACCGTCGTAGTAGTGCAGCAGGGCGATGCGGGCATTGCGGTTCGGGTCGTACTCGATGGCGGCCACCTTGGCGGGCACGCCGTCCTTGTCGCGCTTGAAGTCGATGATCCGGTACTGCTGCTTGTGGCCGCCACCGCGGTGGCGGGCCGTCTTGCGCCCGTAGCTGTTGCGGCCACCGGTCCCGGGCTTGGGGACCACGAGCGACCGCTCGGGCTTGGACCGCGTGATCTCCGAGAAGTCCGACACCGACTGGAAGCGTCGGGCGGGGCTGGTGGGCTTGCGCTTGCGCAGGGGCATCGGAAAGGCCTCTCAGCTCTTCTCGAACAGGTCGATCTTGTCGCCACCGGCGAGGGTGACCACCGCCCGCTTCGTCGACGGGCGGGTCCCCACGGTGTTGGTCTTGCGGTTGCGACGCTTCTTGCCCTTGCGATTCAAGGTGTTCACGCTCTTCACCCGCACGCCGAAGACCTGCTCCACGGCCTGGCGGACGTCGATCTTGGTGGCGTCGGGGGCGACGACGAAGATGTAGACGCCGTCCTCCATGAGGGCGTAGGACTTCTCGGACACGACGGGGCGCATCAGCACCTGCTCGGGGTTCTTCACCCGTCGCTCCCCTCGCCGCCGGCGTCGGCGGCGGCCTCGGAGTCGGCCCCGGAGTCGGCCCCGGCGGCGTCGTCGGTGGCCGTCGTGTCCACGGCGTCGGTCCCGGCGTCGGCCGTGGCCGTGTCGTCGTCGGTGCCGCCCGCCGTCCCGTCCTCGGCGTCGGCGTCGGCGTCGGCGTCGGTGGTGGTGGTGGTGGTGGTGGTGGTGGTGGTGGTGGTGGCCGGCCGGGCGGCGGCCTGCACCTTGCGGGCGCGGGGGGCCCGGGACGGCCGTGGGGCCACGGCCTCTTCGCCGGGCGCCGCCGTCGTCTCCCCGGGCAGCGTGGCGTCGGTGAACACCACCCAGTCGCTCTTCATCACGTCGTAGGCGTTGAGCTCGGACTGCTGGAGCGTCTGCACCAGGGGAAGGTTGGCGAAGGAGCGGTCGGGGATGCCGTCGTCGGGCCCGAGGACCACGAGGACGCGGCCCTCGACGGCGAGGGCCGTCAGGGCGGCCACGGCGTCCTTGGTCCTCGGCACGGAGAACGGCCACTCGTCGACGACCGCCACCCGGCCCTCGGCAGCCCGGTCCGACAGGGCCGAGTGCAGGGCGAGGCGGATCATCTTCTTGGGGGTGCGCTGCCGGTACGAGCGCGGCTTGGGGCCCAGGGCGACGCCGCCGCCCGACCACTGCGGGGAGCGGGTCGACCCCTGCCGGGCCCGGCCCGTCCCCTTCTGGCGGAAGGGCTTGGCCCCGCCGCCCGACACCTCGGCCCGGGTGCGCGTCGACTGGGTGCCGGCCCGGGCCGCGGCCAGCTGGGCGGTGATGACCTGGTGGAGCAGGGCGACGTTGGGGACGACGCCGAAGATCTGGGGGTCGAGGGCGACGGTGTCGATCACCGTGCCGTCGATGCGGCGGCGGGCGACGACCCGGCGCTCGGGCTCGGGGCGGGGCCGGCGCAGCGGGGCCGGCACGGCGGGGACGGTCACGCTCATGACCGGCTCACCGCGTTGGAGCCCTTCACGGTGTCGCGCAGTACGACCATGCCGCCACGGGGCCCCGGCACCGCCCCGCGCACGAGGATCAGCTCGCGCTCCGGGTCTGCCTGCACCACCTCGAGGTTGAGGGTGGTGACCTGGTGCCCGCCCATGCGGCCCGCCATGCGCGTGCCCTTGAACACCCGGGCCGGCGTGGCGCAGGCGCCGATGGAGCCGGGCGAGCGGTGCTTCTTGTGGTTGCCGTGGGCGGCGCCCTGGCCCTTGAAGTTGTGGCGCTTCATGGCCCCGGCGAAGCCCTTGCCCTTGGACACGGCGATGGCGTCCACCCGCTCACCGGCGGTGAGGAGGTCGGCGGTGAGCTGCTGGCCGACCTCGAAGCCGCTGGCGTCGTCGATGCGCAGCTCCACCAGGTGCCGCCCGGGCTCGACGCCGGCGGCCGCGAAGTGGCCCTGCTCGGGCTTGTTCAGGCTCGAGGCCCGGCGGACCCCCCAGGTGACCTGGAGTGCGGAGTACCCCTCGCGCTCGAGCGTCTTCACCTGGACCACGCGCATGGGCGCGACCTTCAGGACCGTCACCGGCACGGCGCGGTTGTGCTCGTCCCAGACCTGGGTCATGCCGACCTTCTCGCCGACGATCGCCTTGGTCGCCACTGTGGGTGGGGTCCTTCCGTCCTCGTGCTGGGGCGGCCGCCGTCGGGCGGCACGCCTGGTTCGGTTCTACGGCGCCGTCGCCGGCGCCCGGTTTCCATGCCAACGCTCCGCCCGGGGATCCGGAGCGGAGCGCGTGCCAGGTTCTGCCCCGAGGTCCCCACCGGGCGAGCCCGGCAGGCGCTCGGAGACGTCGAAACGGTTCAACCGGGCCGAAATCGGCCCGACCTGCGACGTTACACCATGGTTCGGAGGCCTGCCAGCCGGATTCGCCCCTTCGGACAGGGCGGGCGCGGCAGGGTCAGACGTTCTGGATCTTGATCTCGATGTCGACGCCGGCGGGCAGGTCGAGGCGCTGCAGGGAGTCGACGGTCTTGGGCGTGTGCTCCACGATGTCGACGAGGCGCTTGTGCACCTGCATCTCGAAGTGCTCGCGGCTGTCCTTGTACTTGTGCGGCGAGCGGATCACCGTGTAGCGGTGCCGCTCGGTGGGCAGTGGCACGGGGCCCTGCACCTTGGCCTGCGTCCGCAGGACCGTCTGCACGATCTTCTCGGTCGACTGGTCGAGGACCTCGTGGTCGTAGGCCTTCAACCTGATCCGGATCTTCTGGCGCGATGCGTCGGCCACGGTCGTTCTCCGTTCCCTGTCCGTCCGCGCGCCCTGATCCCTACTTCAGGATCTTGGTGACGCGACCGGAGCCCACGGTGCGGCCACCCTCGCGGATGGCGAACAGCAGGCCCTCGTCCATGGCGATCGGCTTCTGGAGCTCGACGGTCATCTCGGTGTTGTCGCCGGGCATGACCATCTCCGTCCCCTCGGGGAGGGTGATGGAACCGGTCACGTCGGTGGTCCGGAAGTAGAACTGCGGACGGTAGTTGTTGAAGAACGGCTTGTGGCGGCCGCCCTCCTCCTTGGTGAGCACGTAGACGTTCGCCTCGAAGTTCGTGTGGGGGGTGATGGACCCCGGCTTGGCCAGGACCTGGCCGCGCTCGACGTCCTCCTTCTTCGTGCCGCGCAGGAGGGCGCCGATGTTGTCGCCGGCCCGGCCCTCGTCGAGGAGCTTGCGGAACATCTCGACACCGGTGACCACGGTCTTCTGGGTCGCCCGCAGCCCGACGATCTCGATCTCCTCGCCCACCTTGACCTGCCCCTGCTCCACCTTGCCGGTCACGACGGTGCCGCGGCCGGTGATGGACATGACATCCTCGATGGGCATCAGGAAGGGCTTGTCGATGGGACGCTCGGGCTCGGGGATGTAGTTGTCCACGGCGTCCATGAGCTCGAGGATCTTGGGCGTCCACTCGGCGTCGCCCTCGAGCGCCTTCAGGGCGCTCACCCGGATGACCGGTACGTCGTCGCCGGGGAAGTCGTACTGCGTGAGCAGCTCGCGGACCTCGAGCTCGACGAGGTCGAGGAGCTCCTCGTCGTCGACCATGTCGGCCTTGTTGAGCGCCACCACGATGTGAGGCACGCCCACCTGGCGGGCGAGCAGGACGTGCTCACGCGTCTGGGGCATGGGGCCGTCGGCCGCCGAGACGACCAGGATGGCGCCGTCGACCTGGGCGGCGCCGGTGATCATGTTCTTGATGTAGTCGGCGTGGCCGGGCATGTCGACGTGCGCGTAGTGGCGCTTGTCCGTCTCGTACTCCACGTGGGCGATCGAGATGGTGATCCCGCGCTGCTTCTCCTCGGGGGCCTTGTCGATCTGGTCGAAGGGCGTGAACGCGACGTTGGGGTTCTTCTCGGACAGGACCTTGGTGATGGCCGCGGTCAGCGTGGTCTTGCCATGGTCGATATGCCCCATCGTCCCGATGTTGACGTGAGGCTTCGAGCGCTCGAACTTCTGCTTGGCCATGCTGTCGCTCCGGCTCCCTGTCTCCGGCGGCACCCCCTCGGGGACCGCCTGCTTGCTGTGTCTGGTCGTTCCTGCGGTGCTGCGTCGGCGTGCTGTGCGAGCGCCGCTACTCGCCTCGTGCCCGGGCGACGATCTCGCGGGCGATCGAGTCGGGGACCTCGTG harbors:
- the rplC gene encoding 50S ribosomal protein L3, whose protein sequence is MVGEKVGMTQVWDEHNRAVPVTVLKVAPMRVVQVKTLEREGYSALQVTWGVRRASSLNKPEQGHFAAAGVEPGRHLVELRIDDASGFEVGQQLTADLLTAGERVDAIAVSKGKGFAGAMKRHNFKGQGAAHGNHKKHRSPGSIGACATPARVFKGTRMAGRMGGHQVTTLNLEVVQADPERELILVRGAVPGPRGGMVVLRDTVKGSNAVSRS
- the rpsJ gene encoding 30S ribosomal protein S10; the encoded protein is MADASRQKIRIRLKAYDHEVLDQSTEKIVQTVLRTQAKVQGPVPLPTERHRYTVIRSPHKYKDSREHFEMQVHKRLVDIVEHTPKTVDSLQRLDLPAGVDIEIKIQNV
- the rplB gene encoding 50S ribosomal protein L2, translated to MPLRKRKPTSPARRFQSVSDFSEITRSKPERSLVVPKPGTGGRNSYGRKTARHRGGGHKQQYRIIDFKRDKDGVPAKVAAIEYDPNRNARIALLHYYDGEKRYILAPAQVKVGDVLGSGQGSEIRPGNALPLRYIPVGSTVHNIELRPGQGGKLARGAGMSAQLVAKEGQFATLRLPSTEMRRVPIDCRGTLGEVGNAEAELISIGKAGRNRWKGVRPQTRGVAMNPVDHPLGGGEGKSSGGRHPVSPWGKPEGRTRPRHKSSDPMIVRRRRSRGARR
- the tuf gene encoding elongation factor Tu produces the protein MAKQKFERSKPHVNIGTMGHIDHGKTTLTAAITKVLSEKNPNVAFTPFDQIDKAPEEKQRGITISIAHVEYETDKRHYAHVDMPGHADYIKNMITGAAQVDGAILVVSAADGPMPQTREHVLLARQVGVPHIVVALNKADMVDDEELLDLVELEVRELLTQYDFPGDDVPVIRVSALKALEGDAEWTPKILELMDAVDNYIPEPERPIDKPFLMPIEDVMSITGRGTVVTGKVEQGQVKVGEEIEIVGLRATQKTVVTGVEMFRKLLDEGRAGDNIGALLRGTKKEDVERGQVLAKPGSITPHTNFEANVYVLTKEEGGRHKPFFNNYRPQFYFRTTDVTGSITLPEGTEMVMPGDNTEMTVELQKPIAMDEGLLFAIREGGRTVGSGRVTKILK
- the rplW gene encoding 50S ribosomal protein L23, producing the protein MKNPEQVLMRPVVSEKSYALMEDGVYIFVVAPDATKIDVRQAVEQVFGVRVKSVNTLNRKGKKRRNRKTNTVGTRPSTKRAVVTLAGGDKIDLFEKS
- the rplD gene encoding 50S ribosomal protein L4, yielding MSVTVPAVPAPLRRPRPEPERRVVARRRIDGTVIDTVALDPQIFGVVPNVALLHQVITAQLAAARAGTQSTRTRAEVSGGGAKPFRQKGTGRARQGSTRSPQWSGGGVALGPKPRSYRQRTPKKMIRLALHSALSDRAAEGRVAVVDEWPFSVPRTKDAVAALTALAVEGRVLVVLGPDDGIPDRSFANLPLVQTLQQSELNAYDVMKSDWVVFTDATLPGETTAAPGEEAVAPRPSRAPRARKVQAAARPATTTTTTTTTTTTTDADADADAEDGTAGGTDDDTATADAGTDAVDTTATDDAAGADSGADSEAAADAGGEGSDG